The region AGCACACCTCTTCCTCCCTGAATGCCTCCTCTTTCACCTCCAGCCTCACTGTTGACCGTGTGGAACCTGCCAGCTGCAGCCCAGCTCACCCCTGATGCCAACCTGCTTGGAGTCACCCAGAGTGAGAAGGATGTTGTTCCGTCTATATTTGGGACCCCTTGGTCACCCTAGACTCGTGGTAGATTCAGGGCACAGAAAACAAGGCTGTCATTCTGATCTCTGTCTCCACACCTCAAGCACCCATCGGGGTTCCATGCCCAGAGTCCCAACATGACAAACCTGATTGGCCTCCTCACTCAGTAACAACTGGTCCGATCATTTGTGTCGAAGCTGGGGGGGTGGCGTGGTAAAGATGTGGCCTGTGGCTATCATGGCTGTGGGTGGGAAGGTTGGCTGAGAAGTGTGTAGGGGGACCTGGCTGTCATCCGTGCTACAAGCTTGATTTCTTTGCATGACCCATTGTCATATCCCAGACCCTCCATTTTATTTGTACCATCCCATTTAATGGTCCTTGGAGAGGGGAAGTGAGGGGCCCAAGATCACACCTAGAATGAGAAGCAGATCCAGCATTTGAGCTCAGTCATGGAGCTCCACGGTGTCTGCATGCAATTCCCATCCACCCCTGTTTCTCTGGGTCCCTCTGTGACTATGTCTTGCTTGGTCTTCCTTTATCTGTGTCTCTGCCTcttgtttccctctctctgtttcttcctctgtagaaTCGCTGGCCAAGCCCACCATTTCAATCAGCCAGGGCACAGCCATAGAGCACAGGGGAAATGTGACCCTCTACTGTGACGCCAAAGATGTCAACGTTACCATCCACTGGGTCTCCAACAATCGGCCCCTGGTGTCCCATGAGCGCAAGCAGCTGTCCGCCGATGGCAAGACCCTCACCATCTTCCCTGTCCAGAGGGAAGACACCGGGAGTTACCAATGTGAAGTTTGGGGTGTCCTCCAGGTCATGAGCAGCGACCCCACCTTCCTGCTTGTGAATTGTGAGTCCCTTTCCattctcccagcccctccccagcacccACTTCCTTGGTGATCTCATTCAGTCTCGCagctttattgtttatttatttatttaaataatttatggctgcgttgggtcttcgtttttgcgcgcaggctttctctagttgcggagagcgggggctactcttcgttgcggtgcgcgggcttctcactgcggtggcttctcttgaaagaagagcacgggctctaggcccgcaggcttcagtggttgcagcacacgggctcggtagttgtggctcacgggcttagttgctccatggcatgtgggatcttcccagagcagggctggaacccgtgtctcccgcattggcaggcggattcccaaccactgcgccaccaggggagtccccagtCTCGCAGCTTTAAATACCATCCGAATGCGGACTTGTCCACGCTTTAACTCCAGACGTATAATTGTTTGATGTCTCTACTTGGATTCTCCTGGGAATGTCCAACTTGACATACCTAAAACTGAGCTCCTTAACTTTCGGATGTTTGATCCAAAATATTGCCTAGGTAGTGGGGAGGAAAGAGCATTTGCTGGCATGCTTTAGATATTTCTTCCAGTCCCGCTTTATCCAGGCATGAAGCTGACATGTCATCACTGTCAGACTCTTGCCTCTCCTTTGTAATGTTTCCAGAGCTtgagtggggagaagagaaaaattaatgtttattgactGTCTAGGTCCCCCTAAGAGAGCTGTCACTGACGCTATTATTACTGCTACAATTGTTCTTGTCCTCCCAGATGGTCCTGACCCCGTCAAAATCAAGGTGGAGTCCGGTGTACCCAACGGGGAGGCAGTTGAGGTGTTAGAGGGCAGCAACGTGACCTTCTCGGTAGAAACTCAGTCTTACCCACCCGCTGCCTATTTATGGTCTTTCCCCAATGACTCCAAGCCCATCATGAGCTCGTTTCTCACCGCAAGCACGTTTACCATCTATGCCGTGTCCAAGGAACACGAGGGCACGTACAGCTGCTTGGTGTCCAACAGTGCCACCCAGCTGTGCCACAAGGCTACTCTTAAATTCCACGTCCTTGGTGAGTCTCTTTTCCCtatatttctctcctttgtttctctGAGAATCAGAGCTACACCAATATCCTAGAGTTTGAGGAGGACCCGGTGGAGTGGGGATTTCCCATGTGGCTGGTGGCAGATCGTGGCTCTGGCCACAGGCAAGGACCTGGGTCCTGGCTTGACACATCCTCTACGAGGCCTTGTAGGCTCTCTGTGGGGCGTCTGTCACTTGATTCTCTGGAAGTGGGGGAGGCGATTCTCTATACATACAAACACTAACAGACCCCATACACACgtagggacacacacacaaataacaaTCACAcatgcaggggacttccctggcggtcccgtggttaatactccacgcttccactgcagggagcacaggttcgatccctggtcagggaacaaaggtcccgcatgctgcacagtgcggccaaaaaggAAAACCAATCTCACATGCATAGCACACTCACACATGTGCACCACAGACACATACAACTCACAACGCATACACACAACATACAAAAGCACagaatacacacactcacacaagaTACATATAACACATACCCAAGAGATACACACAATACGTGAAACACACAGTACATAACACATCACAGACACACAACATAacacaacacatacacataccataCGTTCAACACCGTCAACACCTGCACAATgacacagaacacacacacagagcgtAACTGTACTACCACATAATTTAGTGATACACAAAGCATATACGCACACAGTACAAGATATACACATACCACATACACTACCACAGACACATAACATATACTCATGCacagaaaatatatacacacacaatacacactcACTTGCACACAAAGTACCTGTACATACACCACCATACCTCACAGTCacaaaacatatacacacaacacacacacataaacagacacaaagcacacactcacacacaaaacaCATCCACATATCACACACTCTCCATACACACAAAACCCATAACACATTCACATAATTGTCACACAACACACACTCATACGCAAAAGACTTAGATGTACCACCCGCACAATACAGTCATATgcaaaacacatatacacacacacaccacccacaACGTACACACACATCCCTGGAAAATTCTGCGGGCCCCACATGGGCGGGAGACTGACGAAGGGACCCTGGACCCCATCCTATCTCTCTGTGTGTTTCCAGAAAGGCTGACTAAGCCTTGCATCATGGCCCCGAACCAGACTCTCACAGAGAACACCAGCCTGGTGGCCCTGGCCTGCCAGGCCACCCATAAGGGAGCTGCAGTCCAGTGGTTCCTGCGAGGCCAGCCCCTTCTGCCCAGCAAACACCTGGTGCTGTCAGCTGACAACAGGACCCTGGTCATCCATGGCCTTCAGCGCAATGACACAGGGCCCTATGAGTGTGAGGTCTGGAAGTGGAGCAGCCGGCTGCGGAGTGACCCCCTCAAGTTGAACATCAGCTGTGAGTCGCCCCGAGCCTggaccttctcctcctcccttctccctcccctgctgAAGTTCTTCCTTCCAGCCACTCACGCCATAATTATTGgatacctgctctgtgccaggaatttcTGGGCACTGGACAAGAcaaccctcatggagcttacgttctagtgggggagacagaccaTAAACAGCTAAGCAAGGGAGATTCCTGGTGTGTCAGATGGCACTCGAGGCGGCACGAAAGACAGGCAAGGCTGGGACATTGGGGAGGTGTTGCAGTCCTGGCTGGGGTGGTCAggggaggcttcccagaggagggggtGTTTCTGCAGGAGGAGGCCGGGAGTGAGCTGTGCAGCTAGCCAAGGGAAGTGAGTTCCAGGGGAGGGAACAGCACGTGAGATGGGACTGTGCTTGGCATGTCAGAGGAATTCAAGGAGGCCCAGGTGACCAGAGAGGTCAGTTATGGGAGCAGAAGAAGCTGGGAGAGTGGGGTAGACCACACAGGGTCCTGTGGGCCATGGTGAGGACACTAGGAGCCACAGGAGGCTCTGAGCAGAGGAGAGATAGGATTAGACTTGGGTTTGCACAGGGTCTCTCGGGCCCTTGTCTAGGGGCTGGAAGCGGGGGAGAGGGACGAGGTGATAGAAAGAGTAGAAAGAGTTGTGTTTGTCTGGGTCCATGGAGACAGATCTCAAAATGAGATAACACGTGCAAGGATTTTATTAAGGGAATGCTCCTGTAGGGAGGGAACCTAAAAAGGCTGGGAGGGCCGTCAGACTGAGATCTAAGTCTGACTCCgagtgaggaagaaagggagagagggttGGATGCGAGTGTGTGGACGGCCATGTAGTCTAAGGAACATCGTCAAGACTCTCGGGGAGCCCATGTCTCCCAGGAAGGGGTCTACCTTAGTTTCCCCAACACACTCAGGTACTGGCAGGGTGCAGCCCAGGAAGGGCCTGGGAGTGAATCTGGGGGTACAGCAGCTGGGCTCTTGGTCAGTCACACTCTTACCATTGGAGGTCTGTGAGGCACCCTCTCGTGGTGGCCAGTTATCCATCAAGAGACGATGGGGCTGAGCCAGTGGCAACTATGGGTGATGAGAAGTGTTCAGccgtgaatatattttaaatatcaaactcACAGGATTTGCTGCTCATTGACCTGAAgcaagaggggaagggaggagtcaAGAATGACTCCGAAGGTTTTTTTGCCTGAGCTACTCAAAGGATGAAGAAGCCATGAACTGAGCTCGAGAAGACTGGGGGAGAAGAGGTCTCTCTGCAGGGAGAGAAAGTAGGGGTCCACTTTACATGTGCACATTAAACAGCAGGGGGATAGAGAGACATGGCTTCAATACAttgctttcccttccttccttttttttttggtggggggccgtgtcgggtcttagttgcagcgtgtgggatatTTCCTTGAGGCTcgcgggcctctctctagttgtgttgcgcgggttttctctctctagttgtggtgcgtggcgcgcaggctccagggtgcgtgggccctgtagttgcagcatgtgggctctctaggtgaggcacgtgagctcggtagttgtggcgcatgggcccagctgccccgtggcatgtgggatcctagttcccccatcagggatgGAACTggcattgcaaggcggattctttaccacgggaccaccagggaagtccccctcccttcctttcttgctctctcctctttctttccgaCTCTGGTTATGAAACCAAAAGTGTCTATTTTGTTCTCTCTGTAGGCTGAGCAACAAGTAAGGCACTTGATGATAGCCGTGACTTTCAGAGCTCACAGCCTACTCAGGATTGGGAGATCAATAATCAGGCAAAGAAAATACAGTGTGATAGGTCCTGCCATGGGACCAGAGATTTGGGGAACCCAAAGGGAGCCCCCACCCAGTCTGGGGGATGTGGGAAGGCTCACCACGAGAGGTGGTGTCTACCGCGAGACCCGAAGGACACGTAAGTTAGCTAGGTAGAGCAGACTCAGGAGAACAGCAttccagagaaggaagagagtatGCGGTGACTGAGGCAATGGAATATCCAagtaggatcttttttttttttttttttttttttttttttgtgaaaacGTCTTtcttggcgtataattgctttacaatggtgagttagtttctgctttataacaaagtgtatcagttatacatatacatatatccccatatctcttccctcttgcgtctacctccctcccaccctccctatccaagtAGGATCTTATTCCAGGATTGAAAGTGGGAGGTGTGGAGAGGTGAGTGGTGGGACTGGAGGGGTCTACAGGGACCTTGTGAATGAGTTCATCAGCCATGGGCTTTGTCCCAAGGACCctagggagccatggaaggttctgagcaggggagggataGTGTCAAGTTTGTACTTAGGAAGACACCTCTAGCTGCTGCGTGCGGGATTTGAGACCAGGATGGGGGCAAATGAGGGATCCTGATGGCCATGGGGTTAGGATGGAGAGAAATGAACAGATTCAAAGGATATTTAGGGACAAGGGCAAGATTTTCCTCATCTCCTAGAATGTCCCAACTAGAACCTCTTTGCATCCTTCTTTCCAGTAGTTCACATTAATTTCAATAAGACAAGACTCAAACTCTTGGTTTGCATGAGAAATCCAACAGccatttcctttgtttccttcatgtctATGGGAGGAGAGCCAAGTACCATTGGTCCCCTTCTGGCTTAACAAAGGAAATCCACAAGCGTCTCTACCTTTGTGGATACATGGAGatgtaaatttatatattgtCACCGGGCTGTTTGTTATTAAGAGATTCCATCAGAATTGTAAACATTTTGGACGTTAGGGGCTACATGCACAGGACACAGCAACAATTTCTGAAGCCTGGATGTCTTATAAGGCTCCTTTGTTAGAATTCACTTTTGCAATggcagaggtttttgtttttgattttaattttgttttgttttgaatttttcccGCCTCCATGTTGTGGAATACAGTCTGTTTGCTCGGCAGCTACGGAAGGAAGGGGagcattttctccttcttctcttgcTGAGATTCCTTTCAACAGCAGTTGAAGAGCCCTTGTTTTCCAGGCTACAGCCTGGAATTCCCTTAGTTAgaattgagaaggaaaaaaaaaaaaatggcagaacttCCAACGTGGAATTGAATGGGATGAAATAGGACGTCTCGCCAGTGGAGGATGGGTGCATAACATTTGGATCTGCACACAGATGGCCCTGATCGAGTGGACATCACCAGGGGGTCGGCGTCCAAGGTGGTGAACACCATCAAGGCGGAGCTCAACTCCAGCCTGACCCTGCAGTGTCGGGCTGAATCCCAGCCGGATGCTGAGTTTCACTGGACCCTTGAATCCTCCACCAGTGTCTGTACGGGGGAACAGCTGGTCATCGAGGCCCTGACTTGGGAACACCAAGGGATTTACAGCTGCACAGCTTTTAACTCTCTCACCCACCTAGCCCGCTCTGCCTCAGTCCTGGTCAGAGTGATAGGTGAGTCTTTCAGGTACACCTTCTCCTTGGGTCCAAGTGACTTTTCCTGATGCTGGCCTCAGCAATCTGATCTTCCCTTACCATGGGCTGGGGTGTGGCAATGACTGTCCTGCAAGGGCAGGTTCCTAATCCGGAGCTGGTGAGTCCTAACTGCTAACACTCAGGCTCTAGAACCTCTATTTCCTACCTGTGTGCCCTGGCAAACTCTCCaggctgctctgagcctcagttttcctatctgtaaatgGGGTTTATGATGCCTACCTTTCAGAATTGTTTAGAAGTACAGTGAGTCCGGGAGATCACCCATGAGAGAAGGAGTGAGCTGATAGGTGGGGTCAGGAATTATATTAATAACAACCTGGGTGTGACTGGCAGAGAGCCCCTGTATTTATGccttgagttctttttttttttcctttatggatttttttttttaatatgccttGATTTCTTGAGAGGACAACATAGTGTCGCTGTTCGCCAGTCGCTGTTCACATCCTGGCTCcaatgctgtgtgaccttgggcatgctacttaacctctctgggcctctgattccttgtctgtaaaacaaACATAATAGTTGTGTTTACATCAAAGCGTTGTTGAAGATTAATTAACATTTGTAAAGTTCTTAtggcagtgcctggcatattgtgTTTGCTAAATAAAACTGTTCTTTATCGAGCCTGTATCACACCCTGAAGCAAgcctttccatatatatattatcaGCAAACATTTCTTGGGTGCTCTTTGCCAGTCAGCTATGAGGCAGGCCTGTTGGTATTTCCACCATTCAGGAGAGTTTGAGACTTAGAGACTAAAGCCCCATCACTAGGGTTTAAAAAACCATCTGGCCATCTCAAGAGCAGTGTTAGTGTCGTTGTTGTTTGgccgcaggatcttagttccccgaccagggatcgaacctgggcgcCTGCAGTAGAAGTGaggagacctaaccactggaccgccagggaattcccacgaGAGCAGTGTTCTTAGTTGTCTGCAAAGTATAGGACCCCATACAGCTTTCCAAATTACCTCATTCAATCTTCAGAACAGCGTTCTGGTCTTGTTAAGACCATTTGATGGAtgagaaacagaggctcaaaggAGGAAGCAGTGAGTTTGTTTGATGCTCACAGGATGTTGTGAATACATGAATTAGATCATGTATGAAGGGCTCTTGGAGCTTAGAGCTTGGTAGATGGCAGCTTCTATCATCATCATCGCCTTTTATAAAGCACCTCCTAAGTGTCGGGCACTGTGCTGGTACTTTTACATGTGATCTCACTTAATCTTCTCAAAAGCCTGTAGGGTTACAGATTACTATGCTTGTTTAACATTTAAAGAATTGGATCCTCAGAGAATAAAACCAAGAACTCCTAAGGCATCTAGGAagcccccctcctgcccctccaaaGCAGAATCTTTTCCTCATACCCCTGACCCTCGTGTGGCTGCCTTCTTAATTCCTGTGGCTGGACTTCACCCCTTTGAGAAAGGTTCTGGGCAAAAGTGGGATGGGTAAACAGTAGGCCAGTGTTCCTGATAACAGCTGCCATTTATTAATCAATCACTGGGTGCCAGGCATGAACATTCatgatctcatttcatctttgcaACACCCTTATGCAGCAGGTACCATTtcccccactttgcagatgaggaaacgagACTCAGGAAGAGTAGTTACTTTTATCTGTGTCCACAGGGCCCCAGAGAGTCAAAGGTGACTCACTGGTTGCCAaagcccttttctctctctgaaggCCATATCTGATCCATCATCCTAATTAGTAACATCGTAACACCAACACTGACTGATCACTGTAGGTCTAAATACTTCACCTACACTGAACATACTGAACATTGCATATACtgaatatgaatacatatatgtttaatCTTTTCAGCAACCATATAGAGTAGGCTTCATATTATCTCTCTTTACACAAGAGCCAACGGACACACGGAGTGGTTAAGTAGCATGGCacggccaaggtcacacagctgagatGTGAACTTAGGCTGTTTGACTCCAGAAATGATTCGATCACTACCACAAACTTCAGCTTCCCAATGGCTGGAAAACAAGTGCTCATCAAATTATCAAGTGGAGATAAAGCCACGAACTTGGGaatggggctggggacagggatgAGGGTGTGTCAGGCCAGGTCCTGACTCTTTCTCCTTGCCCAGGTCCCGGGTCATCCGTCTCTGAAGGGGCCATCGCCGGCATTGTCATCGGGATCCTGGCTTTCGTTGCTTTGGCCACAGGGCTGGGCTGTTTCCTCTACATCAGAAGTGCCGAAGGGTAAACCTGGGAATGGGATGGGGGTGTGGCCCACAGGGGACCTGACTGGCAGGAGTGTTGCTGACCTTGGTGCTGAGCGGTATCCATGGCACGCGGGGACTTGAGAGGGTTTGGCACATTGCCCCAAATGTACATGGGATCTAGGCGGAGCCTGTGCAGATGGGCAAGGACTAGAGGCACAGAAAAACGAGGGTCTTGGGTTTTCAGGCCCTCAAGGAGAACAGCAGAGGAACCCATCTATGAGGTCACGACACCCACCTCTGAAGAGGGTCACCTTGCAGAGCCCGGTCGCAGTAAGTGACTCCATAGCTGATGCCCAGGGCAGCAGTGAGGTCTGGAGAAGAGGCTGGTGCAGAGAGCCCAGGCCTCTGTCCCCAGCTTACCCCGAAGTCACTCTGACATCATGGGCAAGCCCTGTACTCTTAAGAGTCTCCGGgtccccatctggaaaatggatgAGATCGGAGGCAAGAACTCTTGAGGACTTCTGCCCGTTCCAACAGCCACAGCACAAATACGGCAACGTGCTGCCGTTCTTTTCTTCCCCGCTCTCAGAAAACTTTGTTAATTGAGTGCTATAAGCAGAGAGAATCAATCACAACACTCCTCCCTGCTAAACTCAAAACCAGTCTCCAAGTCCCTGTCATCACAGTGCCTCTGTCACCCTCTACTAATGGATGGGAATTGACCAAAGGCAAAATGAAACATCTTTGTCATGTCTGGCCTACGATTCGGGTAGGATGGGCTCGTGAAGTGGACGTCCCCTGGAGACTCTCCAATTCAGCtcagttttacagagaagaaaaccaaggCCAGGGAGGATATACGATAAACCCAGGCTAAAGAGGACCCTGGTACAACTGGGGCTAAGTCTTAGACTTCCGTCCTCATCTGTGTCATCAAACAGCCTTATCTAACCCAGAACTTGATTTCCAGGACATTCCCGGGTTAAGATCACTGGAGATGTGATGCGGAGtcctggggagaaaggaaggaaggtttCTGCCACATCCTTCCTGGGGATAGAAGTGACCTGGGCAAATTGCCCCTTCTCTCCTATCTCTTCCTAACTCCAGCCCTGGGCTGGCATTCACTTTCTCTAGACTGGTGCATGCCTGTGTATGCCAATGTACCCGACACTCAAGGACAGATCCAAGTCAAAAAGGTGGGTAATGCTCCAGTTCCTGTTCCCCCGACTGTCGGGCCCTTTCCCAGCCCAGTAGGGCTGTTACAGTCCTACCTCTTGGGGTTGGGTGGGGTTCAGGCATATGCCCTTGAGGATGCCCCGTGGCAGCTTGGGTCTCTCTGCAtctcctcctctgctttctctGGGGATCTCAAGACCTTCCATGGCTTTTTCATCTCTTCTCCTTGTCTTCGTTCTCTTCAAAATGACAGTGCCTAACCTGGACCCCCTCGGGGAATCAGAAGGGATGTAACTGCCTCTGAGGCCTAAGCTATTTCCAAGAACTTCCAGGGGTGGCCTTTATCCCAAGCCCCACAACCTCTTCACTACTTTCTTTTCCCCCAGATGCTGCCACTAGAGTCTCCAGAGCAGTTCTATGAGGTAGGTTGGCCCAGCTTGATTTTATTAAAGAAGCTGCAAGGGAATACAATCTGAGAATGTTAGATTTGACAAGTCTGAGAAGTCTTCTTGTCTGGATCCTTCACTGGGCATTGCAGGGCCAGGAATGAGGCGAAAGTGGCTCACAGCCTCACAGGGAGCTGGGTCAGATTCTAGGACTCTGGCTCCTATGCTGTGCTGCTTCCACTTCCAGTGCTTGGAATCGGATTGCAAATGAAGTGGCACTGGCCTAACAAGTGACGGGGTGCAAAGGAAGTTTTGGAGTAGAGATTGCAGAGGTAGCCAGGTGAGAAGGAAGAGTTCTGGGCCAGGGGTAGGGCCCTGGGTCCTAAACTTATTTCTGCTTCTGATCCTTTGTAAGAACCGGGTCAAATCTCTTTGTCTCTGGTTCTCCGAAGGGTGAAAGTTGGCACTTTCCAGTTGCTGTGATTCTAAGGCAAGCTGTACCTGTGGTCCCTAACTGATCTCTTTGTTCACTTCAAGAAGAAAGCACCTTTCACGATCCATGGGGACTATTCTCGTGGCTCCGGGAAGCCATCGCCCAAACTTGCGTTGCATCCCTTGGTCCCAGCTCtaccaaaagaaaacacagagtcAAAATATGAGGTACTTTTATGCCACACTGAGTCTTTGGATAGATGGAGAGCTGCCACTAATCTGCTTTTTCCTCCTTGCTAAAGAATCTGTAGGATAAACTATCAAGAGATTTCCTTTCAAAAATCTTTTCAATCCCATTCCACCcatttccatcctctcactttctgGTTCATTTCATTCCATGCCCTTCCAATCCACTCCATTTTACTCCATCCCACAtttccattatatttattttcactccATCCATTTCCTTTCTATCCATTTAACTTCATTTCCTTCTCAATTCCAGCTATTTCCTCCCCATTccagttagttttatttttccattccattccaCTCCACTCCTCCCCACGCCATGTCTTTCCATAAAAttcctcttatttccttttcatttctttgattcctcttatttcttcccATTCCATTCCTTGTCATCACTTCCCAACCACCCCACTCAATGCCATTCCTCTGCATTCCATCCCACTCCACTCTGCTTTATCTCATTGTGTTCTgtccatctctttcttctttcattcctttccattCTTTCCCACTTCTCCCTATTACATTTTATtcgtttctattttttccttttaatcccACCCCATTCATTTCTTCCACATTCCATTACTGTCTATTTTATTCCTATCACTTTCCATTTCCATACCAtcactttatttcatttccattcatttccTTCCCATCCCATTTCATTCCTGTTCTTTCCAGCCACATATTTAAGCCACTCCATTCATTCCGTTTCCTACTATTCCAATCCTTTCTAGTCAGTACCCTACTTATATGCATTTCCATTTGATTGGCTTTAGTTTCATCCCACGTTCCATTTCTTCCCattctgtatatttcttttccattcacttcattttctttccatttccttctttcttttctcctcatttccccttcctcatctcttccctttccattcagttctgtttcattgttttctatttcctttcactGCACTCTCTTCccttctatttctactttttagaaaaaagttattttactgaagtatagttgatttacaatgttgtgttagtttctggtgtacagcaaagtgattcagttatacatatatataatagtttgcatctgctaatcccaagctcccaatccacCCCCTCCACCCTTCTATTTCTTGTTCATTCCTCTTTAATCCATCTCACTCTGTTGTATCACATTCCATTCTGCTCTATTACCTGTCAGATGAACCATTCTCAAAAGATGTGAATGTCTGTAtattttagggttttttaaataagaaagacaAACCCCTTGAAAGTAGTTCGGATTAATTGAAGTGTGGATTAATTGAGAGAACAGTGGGGAATCTCAGATAACTCAATGTCAGAAATTACTTGTGGGCCTCATGGGGACTGGAATCAGGAAGTTTCTCTCTCTTATGGTTGCTTATTTttgctgatcaatgaatttgttcCATTCTCTTCGGTCCAGATTTAATTCCTATGCAAGCTTCCTGGTCACTACTCCTCTATAATTTCAGATTATATATGACAACATCCTCTACTACTATTTAAAGTTTTCTAGGTTCAGATTTTTCAGAGGATAAGCACACTTACTCCAGCCATTGTATGGATTGTGCTGACATTTGTCAGCTCTCCAATTAGCTGTGAACTGGTACAAACATAGCCTTCTAGGTCCCTCTATTCATCAGGGTCTGGGGAAAGGAGtcacatttgtttccttttatcagTAGAACAAAAGCTCTTCCTGGAAATCTCACCCAGTGCACTTCCTCTTGTATCTCCTTGGGTCAGAATGCT is a window of Physeter macrocephalus isolate SW-GA unplaced genomic scaffold, ASM283717v5 random_1463, whole genome shotgun sequence DNA encoding:
- the CEACAM20 gene encoding LOW QUALITY PROTEIN: cell adhesion molecule CEACAM20 (The sequence of the model RefSeq protein was modified relative to this genomic sequence to represent the inferred CDS: substituted 1 base at 1 genomic stop codon), with translation SLLTVWNLPAAAQLTPDANLLGVTQSEKDVVPSIFGTPWSPXTRGRFRSLAKPTISISQGTAIEHRGNVTLYCDAKDVNVTIHWVSNNRPLVSHERKQLSADGKTLTIFPVQREDTGSYQCEVWGVLQVMSSDPTFLLVNYGPDPVKIKVESGVPNGEAVEVLEGSNVTFSVETQSYPPAAYLWSFPNDSKPIMSSFLTASTFTIYAVSKEHEGTYSCLVSNSATQLCHKATLKFHVLERLTKPCIMAPNQTLTENTSLVALACQATHKGAAVQWFLRGQPLLPSKHLVLSADNRTLVIHGLQRNDTGPYECEVWKWSSRLRSDPLKLNISYGPDRVDITRGSASKVVNTIKAELNSSLTLQCRAESQPDAEFHWTLESSTSVCTGEQLVIEALTWEHQGIYSCTAFNSLTHLARSASVLVRVIGPGSSVSEGAIAGIVIGILAFVALATGLGCFLYIRSAEGPSRRTAEEPIYEVTTPTSEEGHLAEPGRSK